From Kitasatospora sp. MAP12-44:
GGGCGGCGGGCAGGCCGGTGAGCTGCTCAGTGGTGGCGCGCAGCGGGGAGGCGGTGATCTCGGCGCGCTGGGCGGGGTCGGTCGTGTACTGGTCCCAGAACCACTGCATGCCGTCGCGGCGCAGGAAGTAGCCGGTCGCGAACTGGTGGTACGAGTTGGTGTCGAAGGCGGCGTCGGTCACTGGGTAGAAGAGCACCTGGTGACGGAGCGACACGTCGCCGCGCTCCTTGGCCATCAGTGTCAGCGCGGCGCTCATGTTCCCGCCGACCGAGTCCCCCGCGACGGCGAGGCGCGCACCGTCCAGCCCCTTGCCGGCGCCCTCCCGCACGATCCACTGCGCGACGGCGTAGTTCTGCTCGATGGCGACCGGGTAGCGGACCTCGGGCGACAGGTCGTACTCGGGGAACACCACGGCCGCCCCCGTACCGACCGCCAGCTCCCGGACCAGCCGGTCGTGGGTGTGCGCGTTGCCGAAGACCCAGCCGGCGCCGTGGATGTAGAGGATCACCGGCAGGGTCCCGGTGGAACCGGCGGGCCGCACGATCCGGGCCCGGACGCTGCCGGTCGGTCCACCGGACACGGTGATCCACTCCTCGTCGATCGCCGGCAGCTCGACCGGGCCCGACTGGACCTCGTCGACCGCCTTACGGCCTTCGGCGGGGGTCAGCTGGAACAGGTACGGGGGCTCCGCCGTGGCCTGCGCGAACGCTGCGGCCGCCGTCTCCAGTACGGGCTGGACCGGCTCGAAGTCGTGCGTCATGTCTGTCTCCTCCATGGTGCGGGGTGGTCCACCTCGGCCGGCGCCGACCGCGGCTTTGCCCGGCCGGCCTCCGAGTCCCGAGGCGCGATCGCCACCGTAGGACCGCTCGACCGGGCCGCGTTGTCCGATGGTGCCCGGCCTCTGGTCTCTGCGCGCAGTCACCACGCGGGCGACGGTGGCGCGGGCAGCGGCAGCGCGTCACCCAGCGCGTCCCGCAGCTGGGTCCGGGTGGTGATGCCGAGCTTGGGAAATATCTTGTGCAGGTGGAAGCCGACGGTGCGCGGCGAGAGCAGCAGCTTGGCGCCGATCTCCCGGTTGGTCAGACCTGAGGCGGCCGCGCGGGCGATCTCCAGCTGCTGCGGAGTCAGGTCGGCCGTACGGCTGACGGATTCCGTACGGGCGGTCGGCACACCGGCGGCCCGCAGCTCCGAGGCGGCCCGCTCGGTCCAGGGACGGGCGTCGAGCCGCTCGAAGACACCGAGGGCGGCGCTCAACTCGGTGCGCGCCTCGGTGACCCGGCGGTGGCGGCGCAGCCACTCCCCGAACTCCAGCCGCACCAGCGCCCGTTCAAAGGGCCACAGGTCACCGGCCGGGTCGGCGAGGGCCGCCCGGAAGTGCTGCTCCGCCTCGTCCGGCCCGCTCAGCAGCGCGCAGGCCCGGTTCACCACCACGTCCAGGCGCGCGGAGCGCAGCGCGCCGAGCGAGCGCACGGCGACCCCCAGCACGGCCCGCGCGTCGTCCTCGTGACCGGCGCGGACAGCCGCGGCCGCGAGGTCGCCGAGGTAGTAGTACGAGGCGTGGTAGTGCACCGGGGCGGGGTGGAAGTCGCGCGAGAAGACGGCTCGCAGCTGCCGGTACGCCGCGAGGTGGTCGCCCTCGACGAATGCCGCCAGGCCGAGCGCGTGGCAGGACCGGACGAACAGGCTGGGCGAGCAGGACAGGTCGTCCACCCCTGCGACGGCCGTGTCGATGAGCCCGCGCGCGCCGGCCGCGTCGCCGTGCAGCGCCAGCAGCGTGCCCTGCAGGATCGGCGATCCCGCCGCGGAGTTGTCCGCACCGACCTCGACGGCCGTCCGGTACGCCTCCTGCGCGGTGGAGCGGGCCGCGGACCACGCGCCGCTCTCGAAGAGCGCGAGCGCGAGCGCCTGCGCGATGACGGGGTTGCCGCCGGCCGTGGGCGTGCGGCGCAGGTGGTCCATCGCCTGGCCGAGGAGCCGCACAGCCGACTCGGTCTCGTCGAGAACCCAGGCGGCGGCGCCGAGTTGGGCCAGGTGGGCAAGCGAGTCCTGGGGCGCTTCGGCCAGTGAGCGGTCCAGGGCGGGCAGCGCCCACGCGCGGTCCGCGAACGGCTCGGTGGCGGCCCGCAGCCAGACCCGGTCCACTTCGTCAGGCTGCTGCGGCACCAGGTCCGCGATACGGCGCAGCTCCGTACGGTAGAAGGGGGACCCGGAGTTGTACGCCGGGGTGGCTGCCGTGCCCAGGGCGTCCATGGCGAGTCCTGGTGCCTTCTCGGCCATGGACTGCCCGACGGGCACCAGGAATCCCAGCGACTCCTCGTGCCGGGTGGTCACGGCCAGGGACCAGCCGGCCCGCATGGACGCCTGGGCGAGCAGTTCCGGGTCCTGCGCGATGGCGCAGACCTTGACGGCCAGCTCGCCCACCCACTGGGGGCAGCCGCCGTACATCGCCATGGTGGCGGCTTGCAGCAGACGCCTGGCTCGCTGGTCCGTGTCAGGGGTCAGCGCGGCCGCGCGCTCCAGGGTGGCCGCCGCGGCCGCGTAGCCGCCCCGCCCGCGTGCCCGGTCCGCACTCTCGGCCAGCGTCCGGGCCACCTCCTCGTCCGGTCCGAGCGTGGCGGCGGCGAGGTGCCAGGCGCGGCGGTCCGGGTGGTCCGCCAGGGCGGCGGCGAGCGCCTGATGGGCGGCCCGCCGTTCGTCGAAGGAAGCAGCCTGGTAGACGGCGGAGCGCACCAGCGGGTGGCGCAGCCGGACCTGACCGGCCGCCAGTCGCACCAGGCCCACCTGTTCGGCGGGCAGCCACACCTGCGGGTCCCCCGCGTCGGGGGTGGCCCGCAGCACCTCGGAGAACTGCGCGGTGCCCGCCGCGGCCGCCAGCAGCAGCACCTGCCGGGTCCGCTGCGGAAGGCCGGCGAGATCCGCCGCGAAGATGCGTTCCAGACGGGCGGTGAGCGGAAGCGATTCGGCGGCGTCCGCCCCCTGCGCTCCGCCGGGCTCCTGGGCGACCGCTCGGGCCAGCTCGATCAGTGCCAGCGGATTGCCGCCCGCCTGCTCGAAGATCCGCAGCCGGGCCCGGCCGCGCGGCGGCTGCGGTTGGCGGTCGAGCAGCAGGCCGGCGGCCGCGCGGTCCAGCGGAGTGACGGGCAGGACGGCGAACTCCCGGTCGAACTGCCCGGGAAGGCCCTCCTCGCGCGCGGCCAGCAGGACGGCTATCGCCTCACCGTCCAGCCGGCGAGCGACAAAGGCGAGGACGTCCGCACTGCCCCGGTCCAGCCACTGGACGTCGTCGACGAGCAGGAGCAACGGCCGGTCGGTAGCCGCGTCGGACAGCAGGCTCAGGGCGGCATAGCGGATCAGCAGCGGGTCGAGCTGCCGGTCGCCGGTCGCCGCCTGCCGGCCGAAGGCGGCCAGCAGCGCCTCCCGCTGCGGGGCGGGCAGCCGGTCGGCCTCCCCCAGCAGCGGCCGCAGCAGCTGGTGCAACCCGGCGAATCCGAACCCCTCCTCTCCCTCGCCGGCGCGAGCCCGCAGCACCTGAAAGCCCCGGCTCGCCGCCCAGGCAGCGGCCAAGTCGACCAGCGTGGTCTTGCCCGCGCCCGGTTCGGCGGTCAGCACGAGCACCTGGGCACCGACTCCGCCACGGCTGTCCACCGCGTCGAGCACCCCCGCGATCCGCGCCAGTTCACGCTCCCTGCCGACGATCTCCATGCGCACCCCTGCTGTTGGTCCTTGTTCGCGGCTGCTCGATGTGTTCCGCCTCCCAGACCGGTCATCTGACAGAAGCGCCGCCATACGGGCCGCCCGCAAGATAGTGCCAGGTCAGCGGTGGTGACTCCATGCCCGACGCCCACCAGGCCGACGACGAGGGGAGCCCCTGTGCCAACCACCGTATCCACCGAATCGCTGTCCCCCGCCGAGCGCGCCGAGTTCTGGCACGAGGCCGTAGAACGGGCGTTCATCCCGCTGGAGCTCAGACTCCTCGAACGGGAGCCCTCCTCCGGAGTCCTCAGCAGTGACCAATTGGGAGTCGTGCAGATCTCCGGCGTGGCAGCCGGACCGCAGGTGGTCACCCGCAGCCGCCGAGCGATCGGGACCGGCGGCGAGGGCTGGGTCGCGCTCACGATGCAGCACCAGGGCCACGCGAGGATCTCCCAGGATGGTCGGGAGATCATCTGTGGCCCGGGCGAGTTGGCGCTCTGCGACTCCAGTCGCCCGTTCACCAAGGAGTTCCCGACCGCCTTCGGGTTCACCGCGTTCCGACTGCCACGGCACGTTCTGCACGTGCGGGACCAAGAGCTCAGAGCGGCCACCGCCTCGCCGTTCGAGTCCGCGTCCGGATGCGTCGAGCTGGTCACCACGTACCTGCGGAAGCTGGCCTCCGGGGCGGCGAAGCTCGACCCCTGCACGGGGAGCCGGCTCGCCGACACCGCCGTCGATCTGCTCGCCCTGCTCATCCAGGAGCGCAGCGGCACCCTGGACCCGACGGCTCCGGAGACGGCACCGGCCATGCTCGCGCGGATCAAGGACTACGCGATGTGCCATCTCGGCGACCCGTCGCTCTCCCCCGAGCAGATCGCCACCGCACACCACGTCTCGGTCCGCTACCTCCACAAGCTCTTCCAGGGCGAGGAGACCACGGTGACCCGCTGGATCCAGCGCCGCCGGCTGGACATGTGCGCGCACGATCTGTCCCGGCGTGCCTTCGCCACTCCGACCGTGTCATCCGTGGCCCGGCGCTGGGGATTCGTCAGCCCGACCCACTTCAGCCGCGTCTTCCGCACCGCCTACGGCGTCACGCCCCGCGAATGGCGCGCCCGGGCAGGTGGCGACGCCCCCTGGGTGGGCGCGCAGGGGCAATGATCAGTGCGCTTCGGAACAAACCCGTGCTTCGCGCGCCCATAGCTTGGACCGAGTCACTGGACCGCGACCGAGTCACCGGACCGCGAAGGCCGAGGGAGTTCCCATGAGCAGTTCCGACCACCCCAACATCAGCGGCAGCAGCCAGCCGCTGCTGCATCAGAAGGGCAAGGAGATCCAGGAGTTCGGTACCGTCAACCAGGTTCCGCTCGGCCTCTCCCATGATGCGCGCCTGTACGCCTGCCAGCGGCTCAACCGGGTAGTCGCGGACACCCGGATCCTCTACACGCTCTACAAGAAGCACCACTGGCTGATGCGCGGGGCGACCTTCTACCAGCTGCACCTGATGCTGGACAAGCACGCGGACGAGCTTCTGGCGCTGGTGGACACACTGGCCGAGCGGATTCAGACCCTTGGCGGAGTCGCGGTCGGCGACCCGCGGCACGTCGCGGAGATCACCTCGATCCCGCGTCCGCCGGACGGCGTCGAGGAGGTGCCGGCCATGCTGTCGCGGCTTCTGTCGGCGCACGAGGCGATCCTCGTCGACGCCCGCGAGGCCGCCGGCCGGGTGGCGGCACTCGGCGACGACGGCACCAACGACCTGCTGGTCTCCCAGGTCGTCCGGACCGGCGAGGCACAGGTGTGGTTCCTGGCCGAGCACCTGGTGGACACCCCGCTGGTGCGGCTGTGACCCACCTGCTCCACCCGCACCCCACCGCGCAGCGCTGACAGGAGTCGCCATGGCGTCGTCCGCGACGGTGGAACTGTCCCGCTGGCAGTTCGCCATCACCGCCATCTTCCACATGACCTTTCCCGCCCTGACCGTCGGACTGTCGATCCTGCTCGCGGTCGTCTACACGGCCTACCTGCGCACCCGCAATCCGCTCTACCTGCAGATGTTCCGCTTCTGGCGGAAGATCTTCGCGGTCGGGTTCGGTCTCGGCGTGGTCGCCGGAACAGTGATGACCTTCGAGTTCGGCCTGAACTGGGGCAGTTACGCGCACGCGGTCGGCCCCATCCTCGGTGTCACCATCGGGATGGAGGTGATCACCGCCTTCTTCCTGGAGGCCGGCTTCATCGGCATCATGCTCTACGGCGAGGGACGGGTGCGCCCGCGCACCATGGCCTTCGCCTCGTGGATGGTCGCCTTCGGCACCCTGCTCTCCACCACCTGGATCCTCTCCGCCAACAGCTGGATGCAGGATCCAGCCGGGTACACCGAGGTCGCGGGCCAGTTCCAGGCCCGCGACTGGTGGCAGGTGCTGCTCAACCCGGCGTTCTCCTACCGCTTCCCGCACATGCTGCTCGCGGTGCTGATCAGCGCCGCCTGGTTCGTCGGCGGCATCGCCGCCTGGTACCTGGTGCGGCAGCGCTCGCTCGCCTTCGCCCGCCGCACCCTCTCCCTCACGCTCGGGGTGCTGGCCATCCTGATGCCCGTTCAGCTGTACGCGGGCGACGAGACCGCGGTGTTCATGGGGCAGCACCAGCCCGCCAAGCTGGAGGCCTTCGAGGGCAACTGGAAGACCGACAACAACGGCTACAACCTGGTCGTCATCCCCGACCCCGGCCGGGGCAAGGACAACCTGCGCATCGAGATCCCGCACCTGGGCGCGGTGATCGGCAAGGACCTGACCGGCCAGGCCCACGTGCCCGGCCTGCTGCAGACCCCGCCGGACCAGCGCCCGAACATGTGGAGCGCCTTCTACGGCTTCCGCGCGATGTACTTCACCGCGCTCACGATGTTCGCGATGGCCTTCGCCGGACTGGTGCTGCGTCTGCGCGGGCGGCTGTTCACCGCCCGGCGCTTCCACCGGCTGATGGTGTGGATGACACCCGCCGGCCTGGTCGCGATCACCGGGGGCTGGATCACCGCGGAGACCGGACGCCAGCCCTGGGTGGTCTACGGCCAGATCCGCACCTCGGACGCCGTCTCCCAGCTGTCCACGGCCGAGGCGGCGCTGAGCCTGGCCGGCTTCGTGACGGTCTACGCCGTGCTGGTCGCGGTCTGGATCCGCTACATCGTCCGGACCGTCAAGGCGGGGCCGGAAGCCGTCGACTCGTCAACCCTGCCGGAGGCCGTCCATGGCTGAGTACGCTTCCTACGCGCTGATCCTCTTCGCGCTCGGCGCGTACGTCGTGCTGGACGGCTACGACCTCGGGATCGGGATCCTCGGCCTCTTCGACCGCAGCGACGAGCGGCGCAAGGAGTACACCGAGCTGGTCGCGACGGCCTGGGACGCCAACGAGAGCTGGATCATCCTCGCCGGGGTCACCCTGTGGGCCGCGCTGCCCGGGGTCTACGCCACCGTGCTTCCCGGGGTCTACCTCCCGCTGGTCGTGATGCTGCTGGCCTTCGTGCTGCGCGGGCTGGGGCTGGAGATGCAGAGCTCCGCACCGGACTACCGGCGGGGCTGGGGGCGCCTGTTCGGCATCTCCTCGCTGGTGGTGACGCTCTGCCAGGGGCTGGTGGTCGGCGCCGTGCTCGGCGGTCTACCGCAGCACGGGGGTGTCTTCGACGGCGGTGCACTGCGCTGGCTCACGCCCTACAGCGTGCTGTGCGCGCTCGGCGTGACCGCGCTCTACCTGCTGGCCGGCGCCGCCTGGCTGCAGGCCAAGACGCAGGGCGACGCCCGCCGTCGGGCCGCGCGGCTCGGGCGCCCGCTGCTCGCCGTGACCGTCGCGGCCTGCCTGGTGCTGGGCTTCGGCCTGGAGGTGGCCGATCCGCAGCGCTTCCGCTTCGACCAGCCGCTGCGCGCCGTCCTGTTCGGCCTCCTGGTGGCGGCCGCCGCCGGCTGCGGCACGGTTGCCTGGTACGGCTTCGGCAAGGAGCCCGACGCCCGGCCGTTCGTCGCCGTGCTCTGCGCCCAGGTGGCCGGACTGCTGGCGCTGGTGACCGCGACCGCCCCGGTCGTCGTGCCACCCGGCCTGAGCGTGCAGGCCGCCGCGAGCCCCACCGGCTCGCAGGTGTTCCTGCTGATCGGTGTCGGCTGCTGTATGCCCGTCGTGCTCGCCTACAACATCTACGCCTGGTGGGTGTTCCGCGGGAAGTACCGGCCGCCGGCCCCGGCCGCGCTCGCCGTACCGGCCAAGCCTGTTGACGCACACACAGATCTGACAGTCAGTCATGTCACCGCAGACGAGCCAGACCTGAGAGCTCTACCGCGTCGGGTCGGGTTCACCGTGCTCGGCCTCGGGGTGGTCGCCGTCGCGCAGGACGTGTTCGGCGGTCAGAGCGAATGGATCGCCCCCGTCTCGCTCGTCCTGTTCAGCTCCGTCTCGCTGACCGCCTGGCTGGTCGGCGACCGACGGGCCGCTGCCGCAGGCGAGTTCGACCTCGACCAGGCGGCCCGGCGGTGAGCGACACCGCCGCCCTGCTGGGGCGCCTGGCCGAGGACGACGCACAGCAGGACCAGCAGCGTGCGCTGCAACGGTTGCGCGAGTGGGCGCAGGCGCAGGCACCCGCCTTCCGGCGCGCCGGCACCCTGCGCGGGCTCGCCGCCCTGGGCACCGTCGGGTGGGCAGCCGGGCTCGGCTGGGCCGCCCGACTGGCCCTGCACGGCCAGCGGGCGGCGGTCACCCCGGTCTCGGTGCTGCCGGCTGCCTGCCTGGTCGCGACCGGGCTCGCGCTGCGGGCCTGGCTGCTCTCGGTCGGCGACCGGGCCGCGGACGAGGCGGCCGCCGCCGTCCGGCACGCGCTGCGCGGCCGACTGCTGGACGCCGCCCTGCCCGCCTGGCAGCAGCGGGCCGCCCCGCCGGAGCTCCAGGGTGCCGACGCCACCTTCGTCCAGGCCCTCGACGAGGAGGTGGACCGCCTCACCGACTGGCTGACCGGCTACGTCCCGGCGCGCCGGACCATGCTGATCGCCGGCGGCATCGTGCTGGCGGCGATCGCATCGGGAAGCCGGGTGGTCGCCCTGCTGCTGGTCCTGGCAACCCCGCTGCTGCCGGCCAACCTCAAGGTCATCGGCATGGGCACCCGCACCGCCGTCCAAGCCCAGTTGGCCGCCGCCCGGGCCCTCAGCGCCCGGCTGCTTGACCAGCTGCGCGGACTGCCGACGCTGGTCGGCCTGGGCGCGGACGAGCGCGCCGCCCTCGCCGTGGAACAGGACGACCGGGAACTGGCCCACCGCACCCAAGCGGTGCTGCGCGTGGCGTTCCTGTCCACCGCCTGGGTGGAACTGCTGGTCACCGGAACCCTCGCCGTGGTCGCCACCTACTGCGGCCTGGTGCTGCTCGACTACCTGCACCTGCCCGGCATCCCCTCGACCATGGGCCTGGGCACGGCACTCTTCGTCCTGGTCCTCACCCCCGCCTACTTCGCGCCGGTGCGGGAGCTGGCGCGCGGCTACCACGCCCGCGCCGAAGCGTCCGCAGCCGCCGAGCTCGTCAACGGCCTGCTGGACGTGTCCGCACCCGGGCGGGCGACGCCAAGGCCCTGCGACACTCCCCGCAGCGTGCACCTGCGCGCAGTCGGCGTCACCTTCCCCCACCGCGACCGGCCTGCCCTTGACGACGTCACCCTGACCGCGCGCCCGGGTCAGGTGCTGGCGCTCACCGGCGCCAGCGGAGCGGGGAAGTCCACGCTGCTGGCGGTCGCCGCCGGGCTGCTCGCTCCTGACAGCGGGTCGAGTACCCATGAGGTCGGCGATGCGCCGCAGCCCGCCGACCCCCGTGCCGTGTCCTGGATCGGCCAGCCCTGCTACCTCCTCCCCGGCACGGTGCGGGAGAACCTGCTGCTGGCCCGCCCGGACGCGGACGACGCGACGCTCGACGCGGCCTTCGCCACGCTCGGCTTCGCCGGCCTGCGGGCGGCGCTGCCACACGGCCTGGACACCGTCGTCGGCGAACGCGGCAGCGGGCTCTCCTCCGGCCAGATCCAGCAACTGGTCTTCGTCCGCGCCCTGTTGCGGGACGCGCCCGTGCTCTGCCTGGACGAACCGACCGCCCACCTGGACCCCGACGCGGAGGAACGCGTCATGGCCGCCGTGCGCACCCTGGCGCGGGACAGAACCGTCCTCCTCGCCACTCACAGCCCCGAACTCCTCACGATCGCCGACGCCGTCGTCGCCATCGACCGGGGACGTATCCGCGGAGCGACATCTTGAAGGCGCTCACCCTGCTGTGGACCTCGGCCGACCGCCGCGGCCGGCGCGACCTGCTGCTCGGCGCACTGCTGGCCGCCGCCGCCGAGGTGGCCGCCGCCGCGCTGCTCGGCGTGTCCGGCTGGTTCCTCACCTCCTGCGCACTGGTCACGCTCCGCGCGAACACCACCTGGTCCTGGATGTATCCCTCGGGAACCGTACGGGCGTTGGCGCTGGGCCGGACCGGGCTGCGCTACACCGAACGGCTCACCAGCCACCGCGCCCTGCTCGGCGCGACGGCGGCGCTCAGGGCCCGGATGGTGCGGACCGCCGGCGCACTCCCACCACGCCAGTTGCGGGAGCGGCGCGACGGCGCGCTGCTCGCCCGGCTCACCGACGACGTGGCGGCCGTGGGCGCGGCGCCGGCCCAGACCGTCGCCCCGCTGACCGGCATCGCGGTGACCGCCGTGGTCGTGGTGGCGCTGATCTGCGTGGCGAACCCGGTGGCCGGAGCCGCGGAGCTGCTGCTGCTCGCGCTGGCACTCGCCGTCGCCCTGCGGACGAACCACCGGGCTGCCGCCCACCGCGCCGAGGCCACCTTTGAGCGGGCCGCCGCCCGCTCCGCACTGCTCAGCGCCCGAGCCGCACTCGCCGAGCTGCACTGCCTGGACGCCGTCGACCTGGCCCGCGACCAGGTCGCCCAGCGGGTCGAGCACGCGCGGCGAGCTGACGCCGCCTCACTCGCGGCCCTGCGCAACGGCCGACTGCTGCTGCGCCTGCTCGGCGCGCTCGGACAGGTCGCGGTCCTGCTGCTCGCCCTCTCCGGCCGTTCGACGATGCAGCCGGTCGCCGACGCCATCGGTGAGACGCTGCTGGTCGCCGCTGGCTACGAACTGGTCGAAACGCTGCCGCAGCTCCTGCGCGACCGCGGCTCGGCCGCGCACGCCGCGCTGCGGCTGACCGACCTGCTCGTGCGAGCCCGCCCGCAGCCTTCCGGGTCCGCCGTGCTCCCCCGCCCCGGGGCGCCGCTGGTCGTGCGCGACCTCCCGGTGGGGCTCGGAGCGGCCCGAAGCCGCTGGTCGGCCGTCCTCGGCCCGGGCAGCGCCACCCTGGTCACCGGGCCGAACGGAAGCGGAAAGAGCACCCTGCTCAACACCCTCGCGGGCCGGATCGACAGCCAGTCACCCGGTGTCGTCCTGCTCGGCGGCTCTGCGCTGCACACACTCTCCGCGGCCTCGGTGGCCACCACGCTCACCCTCGTCGAAGCCGACGACTGGCTGGCGGACAGCACCATCGCCGACAACCTCCGCCAAGCAGCCCCCGGCGCCGACGCCCGGGCCCTGCACGCCGCCCTCGCCGCCGCGGCGCTGGCGGACCTCGACGACCTCGACGACCTCGACGACCTCGACGCACCCACCGGTCCCATGGGCAGCACGCTCTCGCAAGGGCAGCGGCGCCGCCTCTCCATCGCCCGCGCCATCCTGCGCGCCCCCGCCGTGCTCCTGCTCGACGAACCCACCGCCGGGCTCGACCAGCCCACGGCCGTACGGCTGCTGAGCGGCATCCGGGCGGCGCTGCCCCGCTGCGCGCTCGTCATCGCCCTGCCGGACCAGCACCACGACCTGCTGCCCTTCCCGGTGGACACCACGCTGCGCCTGGGTCGTCCGGCCGTCGGCGCCGCAGCCACGTCCTGCTGACAACGCGGAAGTCATCCGCCGACACCGAATCGAGGAAAGATGCGCAACCCGACGAGCACGGCCCACGAGCCGCACCTGCCGGCAACGGCCGAGTACGACGTGGTGGTGATCGGTGCCGGCCCCACCGGTGAGAACGTCGCCGACCGCGTGGTCAAGGCAGGTTTGAGCGCAGTCGTCGTCGAGGGTGAACGAGTGGGCGGCGAGTGCTCGTACTTCGCCTGCATTCCCAGCAAGGCCCTGCTGCGCCCGGCCGCGGCGCTGGCGGAGGCTCGCGCGGTGGCCGGCGCACGCGAGGCGGTGGCCGGTTCGCTGGACGTCCCGGCCGTCCTGGCCCGGCGGGACGCGTTCGTCTCCGACCTGCGGGATGACGGCCAGGCGGAATGGTTGAAGTCGGCCGGCATCGACCTGGTACGCGGCTGGGGCCGACTGGTCGGAGAGCGACGCGTCGAGGTACGCGCCGACGGCGGAACCACGTCACTGACGGCCCGTCATGCCGTGGTGCTGTGCACCGGATCGAGCGCCGTACTGCCGCCGGTGCCGGGCCTGGCCGGTATCGGGGCCTGGACCAGCAGGGAGGCGACCACGGCCGGTGCCGCTCCGAGCAGGCTCGTGGTCCTCGGCGGCGGCGTGGTGGGGTGCGAAATGGCCACCGCCTGGAGCGCGTTGGGCTCCCGGGTGACCATGCTGGTGCGCGGCGAGGGGGTGCTGCCCGCCTGGGAGCCGTTCGCCGCGGCGCAGGTCGCCGACGGGCTGCGCAGCGAGGGCATCGAGATACGCACCGGGGTCGAGGTCGAGCGAGTGGCCCGGGACAACTCGACCGGCGTGGTCACGGCGTACCTGGCCGACGGGTCGACGGTGGAGTCCGAGGAGTTCCTGGTGGCCACCGGCCGCAGTCCGCGTACGGCCGGCCTCGGTCTGGAGACGGTCGGCCTGGCGCCCGGCGGCCGACTGCTCGTGGACGACAGCTGCCGAGTCACGGAGGTCGCCGCCGACTGGCTCTACGCGGCCGGCGACATCAACCAGCGCTCGCCGCTCACCCACATGGGGAAGTACCAGGCCCGGGCCTGCGCGGCGGCGATCGCGGCACGCGCGCATGGGCACCTCGCGGAACCCACCCCGTGGGCTGCCTGGGCGGCCACCGCCGACCACCACGCCGTACCGCAGGTGGTCTTCACCAGGCCGGAGGCCGCCGCCGTCGGCCTGACCGAGGAGCAGGCCCGCCGGGCCGGCCTCCCGGTCCGGGCGGTGGAGTACCCGATCGGCGACGTCGCCGGAGCCTCGCTCTTCGCCGACGGCTACCGGGGGCACGCCAAGCTGGTCGTGGACGAGCGGCGATCCGTCGTGATCGGCTGCACCCTGGTGGGCCCGGGTGTCGGCGAACTCATCCACGCGGCGACCGTCGCCATCGTCGGCGAGGTCCCGCTGGAGCGCCTGTGGCACGCCGTTCCGGCGTTCCCCGCCATGAGTGAGATCTGGCTGCGCCTGCTGG
This genomic window contains:
- a CDS encoding cytochrome d ubiquinol oxidase subunit II, which codes for MAEYASYALILFALGAYVVLDGYDLGIGILGLFDRSDERRKEYTELVATAWDANESWIILAGVTLWAALPGVYATVLPGVYLPLVVMLLAFVLRGLGLEMQSSAPDYRRGWGRLFGISSLVVTLCQGLVVGAVLGGLPQHGGVFDGGALRWLTPYSVLCALGVTALYLLAGAAWLQAKTQGDARRRAARLGRPLLAVTVAACLVLGFGLEVADPQRFRFDQPLRAVLFGLLVAAAAGCGTVAWYGFGKEPDARPFVAVLCAQVAGLLALVTATAPVVVPPGLSVQAAASPTGSQVFLLIGVGCCMPVVLAYNIYAWWVFRGKYRPPAPAALAVPAKPVDAHTDLTVSHVTADEPDLRALPRRVGFTVLGLGVVAVAQDVFGGQSEWIAPVSLVLFSSVSLTAWLVGDRRAAAAGEFDLDQAARR
- a CDS encoding alpha/beta hydrolase; translation: MTHDFEPVQPVLETAAAAFAQATAEPPYLFQLTPAEGRKAVDEVQSGPVELPAIDEEWITVSGGPTGSVRARIVRPAGSTGTLPVILYIHGAGWVFGNAHTHDRLVRELAVGTGAAVVFPEYDLSPEVRYPVAIEQNYAVAQWIVREGAGKGLDGARLAVAGDSVGGNMSAALTLMAKERGDVSLRHQVLFYPVTDAAFDTNSYHQFATGYFLRRDGMQWFWDQYTTDPAQRAEITASPLRATTEQLTGLPAALVITGEADVLRDEGEAYANKLRTAGVPVTAVRYQGIIHDFVMLNALRETHAAQAAITLAIQTLREALHAA
- a CDS encoding cytochrome ubiquinol oxidase subunit I, translating into MASSATVELSRWQFAITAIFHMTFPALTVGLSILLAVVYTAYLRTRNPLYLQMFRFWRKIFAVGFGLGVVAGTVMTFEFGLNWGSYAHAVGPILGVTIGMEVITAFFLEAGFIGIMLYGEGRVRPRTMAFASWMVAFGTLLSTTWILSANSWMQDPAGYTEVAGQFQARDWWQVLLNPAFSYRFPHMLLAVLISAAWFVGGIAAWYLVRQRSLAFARRTLSLTLGVLAILMPVQLYAGDETAVFMGQHQPAKLEAFEGNWKTDNNGYNLVVIPDPGRGKDNLRIEIPHLGAVIGKDLTGQAHVPGLLQTPPDQRPNMWSAFYGFRAMYFTALTMFAMAFAGLVLRLRGRLFTARRFHRLMVWMTPAGLVAITGGWITAETGRQPWVVYGQIRTSDAVSQLSTAEAALSLAGFVTVYAVLVAVWIRYIVRTVKAGPEAVDSSTLPEAVHG
- a CDS encoding DNA starvation/stationary phase protection protein; translated protein: MSSSDHPNISGSSQPLLHQKGKEIQEFGTVNQVPLGLSHDARLYACQRLNRVVADTRILYTLYKKHHWLMRGATFYQLHLMLDKHADELLALVDTLAERIQTLGGVAVGDPRHVAEITSIPRPPDGVEEVPAMLSRLLSAHEAILVDAREAAGRVAALGDDGTNDLLVSQVVRTGEAQVWFLAEHLVDTPLVRL
- a CDS encoding LuxR family transcriptional regulator, with product MEIVGRERELARIAGVLDAVDSRGGVGAQVLVLTAEPGAGKTTLVDLAAAWAASRGFQVLRARAGEGEEGFGFAGLHQLLRPLLGEADRLPAPQREALLAAFGRQAATGDRQLDPLLIRYAALSLLSDAATDRPLLLLVDDVQWLDRGSADVLAFVARRLDGEAIAVLLAAREEGLPGQFDREFAVLPVTPLDRAAAGLLLDRQPQPPRGRARLRIFEQAGGNPLALIELARAVAQEPGGAQGADAAESLPLTARLERIFAADLAGLPQRTRQVLLLAAAAGTAQFSEVLRATPDAGDPQVWLPAEQVGLVRLAAGQVRLRHPLVRSAVYQAASFDERRAAHQALAAALADHPDRRAWHLAAATLGPDEEVARTLAESADRARGRGGYAAAAATLERAAALTPDTDQRARRLLQAATMAMYGGCPQWVGELAVKVCAIAQDPELLAQASMRAGWSLAVTTRHEESLGFLVPVGQSMAEKAPGLAMDALGTAATPAYNSGSPFYRTELRRIADLVPQQPDEVDRVWLRAATEPFADRAWALPALDRSLAEAPQDSLAHLAQLGAAAWVLDETESAVRLLGQAMDHLRRTPTAGGNPVIAQALALALFESGAWSAARSTAQEAYRTAVEVGADNSAAGSPILQGTLLALHGDAAGARGLIDTAVAGVDDLSCSPSLFVRSCHALGLAAFVEGDHLAAYRQLRAVFSRDFHPAPVHYHASYYYLGDLAAAAVRAGHEDDARAVLGVAVRSLGALRSARLDVVVNRACALLSGPDEAEQHFRAALADPAGDLWPFERALVRLEFGEWLRRHRRVTEARTELSAALGVFERLDARPWTERAASELRAAGVPTARTESVSRTADLTPQQLEIARAAASGLTNREIGAKLLLSPRTVGFHLHKIFPKLGITTRTQLRDALGDALPLPAPPSPAW
- a CDS encoding helix-turn-helix domain-containing protein; amino-acid sequence: MPTTVSTESLSPAERAEFWHEAVERAFIPLELRLLEREPSSGVLSSDQLGVVQISGVAAGPQVVTRSRRAIGTGGEGWVALTMQHQGHARISQDGREIICGPGELALCDSSRPFTKEFPTAFGFTAFRLPRHVLHVRDQELRAATASPFESASGCVELVTTYLRKLASGAAKLDPCTGSRLADTAVDLLALLIQERSGTLDPTAPETAPAMLARIKDYAMCHLGDPSLSPEQIATAHHVSVRYLHKLFQGEETTVTRWIQRRRLDMCAHDLSRRAFATPTVSSVARRWGFVSPTHFSRVFRTAYGVTPREWRARAGGDAPWVGAQGQ